The following DNA comes from Epinephelus lanceolatus isolate andai-2023 chromosome 1, ASM4190304v1, whole genome shotgun sequence.
aataagaaataattcatttaattgaatagtttttCACGTATGTAGTTAATTCATGGTTTTTCCAGTTCATGTAGAATAAGCATGTATttttgttatagattgctactgactattttacaaaaaataaaaaacgtgtcagcgtgggttttctctgggtactccaacTTCCTCCCACCatccaaagacatgtaggttaactggtgactcaaAATTGGccgtagatgtgaatgtgagtgtgactggttgtctgtctctatgtgtctctgtgatagtctggcagcctgtccagggtgtaccctgcctctcgcccaaggtcagctgggataggctccagcccccccgcgacccctaacaggatgagcggttacagaaaatgaatgaatattttacataaagagaaaagagagaaaagaaaaaagaagcaaatagcaaatggcaccattgtatatttaatgtgagttcttctttgaaaaGGTGTAGTTCAatgtggcaatctgaatcactcgCAAGGCTCCCCCACCCAACGGGCCCCAAGCAACCACACTCCCTGCACtgtctatagccccttttacactgccagattttccgtgaatgtttggctgttttgccggcaagctgcgagcgtttagacacacggagccggattggcgagttgatccgaggtgcccaattttccgcctcgtagggtagacatattggcggaatccttttagtttaaacagaccgaggtggccttccgcaatgggaggggctgttgatgacttgtgggaggagctgttgatgatgccgcacgtgcgacccactggcggtggataaacaggaaacagctgacagcaggaattagcgagcagctagtagcaagagggaaacgcaaacctgacagacactgtaaagatgagcaactggggagacaaggaattgcgcaccctccttgccctcgcaaacgaagaggccattaaccgtcagatgacgggaacggtgaagaacgggccgatttacgagagaatcgccgaaggactgaccagccgcggcttccctcctacgtcactgtttacatcacacgctgagcttgtgttacttgctcacgccccccattgacCTGAAAAAGGTGccttctgtataaacaaaagtaggtaggcggcattttgctgcactccccgtttttgtttttatactgccaatggtgaaagaagactgattgggctttcctgcaaatttgcacaattcctatttaaaaagggcttatatttacgcccctggtcATTGGTGCCAAAGCCATATTAGGTTGTTCTTCTTGGAGCAGGGAAGCAACATCTTGATTCCAGCAGGTCACCTTGGAAACCTTATGTCTTAAACagtaaatatttttaatataggcccatttaaaaacaaaaagggggCACTTGAAAGTTAAAAACAGGTCCAGGCAGGTGGGTCACCATAAAATCAAAAGAGGTTAAAAGAGGCTCTGTTACCTCAGTGCTTTGGGTGAGAACTTGTGGTCCAGACCTTTGTGGTGATCCAGGGGCTGGTCATTAGATTCCTCCTGTTCAGCATGTCAATTCAGGGTCAGGCAGCTTGGTCCTTCCATAGCCTGCTGATCAATGCCCTTCAGGTGTCACCTCACAGGGTGCGTTCAAGTGCACTGCAAACTATAGGGAAATCCAAAATTAAGGCTGGTTCAGGCTGTTCAGACAGGCTGTGGGCATTCCACACTGTTTTAAGTCCAATTTCTTGACATAGTCAGGCAAAGCTGATTTAATCCAGCATTCAAAGGCTGTCATCTGGGGACGAGTGTTGCACAAGCTAAGAAAAACCATTTAACTTGAGTAAGTAGTTTCATTTGAGAACCTGGACTAAAAAGCTTATTGCATACTTTAAAGGCCGTGAGGTATGAACAAGGTGTTACTATTTGATAGTATATCATCTGATCCCCGGATGGATGGCTGACGACAATCCAGCAAATCAGCAGGTAATTCACTCAATTATTCACCGTGGACATCGAGACATTTAGAACTTTAGCTTCTCATTTAGTCTTTTTCTAGTAATTTTCCAGTCGTTTCAATGATGAAAACAGAATGATTATTCAAGCAGGCCTGTTAGGTAGCTGATCCAAACCGCGTCCATCAGTGTGTGGTTTGGCTCAGCCACCAAACACAACGGACAGTCAGGTCTGCAtaaaaatctatctatctattaaaATGGGTTGGTTATAGTTTGCAGCACTTAATTTGTATTTGGACTGTGTTTGAGTGCCCCACATCAGGGCTGCAGGTCACGGCTGACCTGTACTGAATATTACATGATCTGCTATACCAGTGGGGGAAAAAGAGACCCATTTATCTGCCATCTTGTCTGGTCAGATTGTATCTAGCACACGTACAACAAAACACCTCATATGAGAGCTATTCAGCTGAACAAATAAGTGGCAAAACAGCACCTGCAAGTGTTCAATTGAGCGTGTATAAATCAGAGGGAACAACAGTTTCGACAGTGTGCATGTGATGTTCACATGTCCATGTCATGGTTGAGAACAATAATAATTTTACTCAAGCAAAAGCAAAAGTCACCTGATTCTTTGAGGCTAAGCATAAATAAGAAAAACCCAGGTTCACATTTAATTTATaggttttaatgtttaaatgtttatataactTGTGTCAGTTTCAGAAACATGCAAAGGCAAGATAATCTTAAGTTTTTCTGTTCAGAGGGCAGATGCGGTCAGGTTATTTTGCTAATggaacaacaataaaatgattattttaaatAGGATGCAAGGGAATAAATACATTATGGTTGTTTTAGTGACTTGAAGTGTCTTTTATCTCTATTTAGTGCATGGGTCCAAAAAAGGAAGAGGTTATTTTGAGTGAGGCGTCAGTTTAGAGCAGGAATCCTTCCTTGACTTGACTTCCGGGGAGGAATTTGGGGAATTTAATATCGCCTCAGGGAGTTAGTTATCTTTGACAGCAGTTTGCTATGGTTGCATTTGGACACACACAAATGTCACAatcacccttttttttttgcttgtttgatGTGCAACTGGATTGAATTACTCTCTGCCCTGGCACGCTGATGCTTTTTGACTTCTCCTGCCACACTGATTGAGCTTGTGCATATAAAGTACCAGTTTACAGCACAGTTTACTTAGGTGTAATTATATCTTACCAAAACATACTGTTCCAGCCCCAGATAACATCTCTTTCCGTATTTAGTGGCTTTCTTTGGAAAACAAGTTACCCTTTAAGGCTCTGCTGGATCACAGTGGAATTTTCCTCCTTTTGATTCTAACAAGGGATCACTTCAAATCATGTAGATGCTATAAGGATTGACGCATGCAATATGAGATAACATCGCCCAAATGCTGTTTGGGGATATTTGATTTTACAAAGCGCTTCATGAAGTCAAAACTTAAACAATGTACaggggagggagaaagagagagttacaacgtgcactctgctcagttCCTTTCGAAGAAAATTAGATGAGGGGAGGGGGTTAGTGACAGTGGTAGGATACAGAgcttctgcaaaccacacatCAATCTGGGTGCAGCAAGGGATGAGGACTGCAGTGCTCCGAGATCCCAAAATAATACTGCAAAGGATCGCTTAATAGGTAAGCTACGTGTGAACAAAATCACGTGTGTATGGTTGGGAGATTTAATATATTTGTTAAGTTTTAATAGTTTAAAGGATTAGGATGAGTGTGCAATTAATCAGAGTTTTTGTTAAGTGAACTGTTAAATTGTGTTCCTCTGCAGGCGACACTGCTTTTTGGATTAAACAGTAATTAAACCCGAGGGGCAACTGCCACACAGCGGATAACGGTCCTCAATCTGTCTTGTGATGTGACTGCTGCTGCGCCAAAGTGGCGCTTTTGCGCACGATGGAGGACCTTTTACGCGAGCAGAATAGTTGGTCGCAGAATGTTTCCTGGAGCAACTCAAGTCGTGGCAATGACAGCAACTTAGGAAACACCACAATGAACCCTTTAAAACGAAATGAAGAAGTGGCAAAAGTGGAAGTTGCCGTCCTGGTCCTGGTGCTGCTGCTCGCTCTGACCGGCAACCTGTGCGTCCTGTGGGCCATCCACACCTCCAAGCACAGCCAGTCTCGGATGTATTACTTCATGAAACACCTGAGCATCGCAGACCTTGTCGTTGCAGTCTTTCAGGTCTTGCCACAACTCATTTGGGATATCACGTTTCGCTTCTACGGGCCGGATTTGCTGTGCAGGCTGGTTAAATACCTCCAGGTGGTGGGGATGTTTGCGTCTACCTACGTGCTCGTCCTGATGTCCATCGACAGGTGCTTAGCAATCTGCCAGCCTCTCCGCTCGGTGCACAAAAAACAAGATCGCTTCTGTGTGATCGCCTCGTGGATGCTCAGCCTGATCTTCAGCACTCCTCAAGCATACATATTTTCTGTGAGGGACGTCGGGAACGGAGAGTATGACTGCTGGGGGGACTTCATACAACCATGGGGGGCCAAAGCATACATCACATGGATGAGTCTCAGCATTTACATTCTCCCAGTGGCAATTCTAAGCATCTGCTATGGATTGATATGTTTTAAAATATGGCAGAATTTCAATTTAAAAACCAGAAGGGATCACTTCTTGGCTCTCACTCCAAGGCCCTCCAAAGGCGCTCATCCCCTCTGTCGAGTGAGCAGCGTGAGGCTCATCTCCAAAGCAAAGATCCGCACAGTGAAAATGACATTTGTTGTGGTCCTTGCCTACATTGTGTGCTGGACTCCTTTCTTCTTTGTCCAGATGTGGTCTGCATGGGATCCTGCTGCACCAAGAGAAGGTAAAGGCACACTcagtgtttcatttcatttgattttattgatttatttattcatttacttattatgtatttatttatttaccaaTACACAGTACTggacatttttattgttattattattattattattattattatatagatgcatttttattgttatattaGTTGTTTTataacttttactttttttgtactGCAAGGAGGATGGCTTTTGTTGTACtatgttcagtttttttttttaaaatgtcaaacaatataataataataacaacaaaaaataataccAATAATTATGTTacgcactgttgcctcacagcaagagagttgcTAGTTATAACCCTGGGCTGGGGGagccctctgtgtggagtttgcatgttctccttgtgtcagcgtgggtactccagcttcctcccacagtccaaagacatgcaggttaattggtgactctaaattgtccgtaggtgtgaatgtgagtgtgaatggttgtcagtctctatgtgtcagccctgtgatagtctggcgacctgtccagggtgtaccccgcctctcgcccaatgtcagctgggataggcttcagcccccCCTGCGACCGCCAACAGGACAAGctgcttcagaaaataaatgaatgtatgaatgaatgataataataataagaattatagctgctgcacagTAATGGTTGGGGctgggcaattttaggcaaatttaggcaattctgagcaacaagaggCAGAATAGGAAGACAACAAGAAAGATGCCATTACAACATACATTTTGCATCActtgaggcttgaactcacaacctctgacacCAAGGAGAAGCTTCTATCTGACTGAGCTAATCAGCAAGTGACAACTCATATGTGGCAATTTTGAAACTGCTGTCATAAATTCAGTTACCAAGACAAagatctgaaaatacacatcttgcatctagacagcatggagatgttgttaatttgtttttaacaatgattgatttactccataagtgaaaaactgatgtgtaAAGATGCTCTATTCCCATTGACAGCAATGGTTCACATGACATCagttttggatataaaattctgatatttgccAAACATCATCTATGACTCCaaatttttgttaatttttttcatgaacattgaaaacttatttagcaagaatttgcaagtatatgtttacagtactgtttacagtcaaacatcttAATGTACTGTAGGCttaatttttgataaatcaaaaatctgtgtggacaatatgtgtaggacagtctgaagatgctctgtagcaagtttggtgtcaattgagcaaaaattgtgggagtttggtgatttttcgcaCATGGGAAGAAggatttcctcagaagaagaagaaaaagaagaagaagaagaagaagaagaggaaggaagaaCGAGCAGGAAAACAAGTGGGTCCTGGCAGGACTGCATGCCTGGCCCCTAActagaagaagaacaagaaaagaagaaatataGGTGGTGGAGCACTTTTGGCACGCTCCCTCTGAGCGGCACCCTAGAGTGTTGCCTCTGTCACCGATAGCAAGATCCACCACTGCAAATGCACAACAGATGAACAGATAAACCTGACATAAATGTCTTGTCCATTCACCAAAAGCAGCCATTTGCCTCATACACTTATCAGTTTATGAAGATATTACCCCTCTTTTACGATGTCCCAAGTGCTTGGTGTCACAATGAGTCGATCATCTCTGCACAGGATTTATATTTGTGAATTTACTGCCCATAAAGCATGTGATGTAAGAAAAATCACCCTTTCTGCGGCAATATCTCAGCACTAAGTGCATCATGATACAAAGGTCATTCTTCCACCTCATAAAATATATCTGGGAATATATAAACAATTCATTTCACATTCAAGGCAACACAATGGTGTTTAACTTCAGACTTCCCCAGAGCGAGCGCAGATGAATGAGAGTGTCATTTACAGTGGCTATCAGTTTACAGAAAGTCTTCAGAGCCACTGGGAGAGTAACTGTACCAGGACATCAAAGAGTTCCTCTCTCTGTTCCCAGTGGTGGTTTATATAATTTCCATTTAACTGCATAGTTTGTGTAGATTTACCCCTCATATCTCATGCGTTTGCCATTAGAGAGGCCAAGAGCAGGGGAGCAGATATGCTCCATAACCTTTCAAGTGATGTTAAGTGAGTGAAATTGGATGAGTGTTCATTCAGAGCAGTCAGAGATTCAGATATGTCCAGACTTAGCCAAGCTAACCAACATCTGACTTTAGTCTTCTTCCAAGCAGATTTGTACAAAATTAGGAAAATAAACACATCAAAGCCAAGAATGTGTGCACTGTACACTGGAGTGCATGTTGTCATAGAGGCCCTGCTATTGTTGTGATGGATGGACTCAGCCACTAGGCTATTCACATCGTagaaacactgtgtttttttattggtttattcAGCTTAAGGAGAAGGAGAGTCTTCTGAACTGATAAAGGAATACAAAACttttcagtttaaaaataaaaatcaccaaATTTGGTGATTCGTGGTTTTCATTGGACAGTGACACTATAAAACTTTGGTCACTCTATaaattaaagctacagtaggtaATATTTTCAGCCAATATGACAAATGGTTATTTTTTGGTAACTGTTGCTATATCCTGAGAGTAGTACACAAAGGAgagtctgtgaaaaaatatGCTCCTCTACCTCCTCATAGTGCTCttaatggcatttgcaaaaaccacaaaacaaccagtcagagccaaggagtctcaAACACAGTTGTCAAttatgtcaatcactgcttttGAACTCGGTAAAACTGTCAAACAAGGCAGTGCTGgttaaatatgaatcaagattcagTTACTGCATCATCTAGACAATGCATAATGCagatcttgattcatattttgcCTAGTTTAACAGTTTGACCTCaattcatgagcagtgattggcatgattgacagctgcattacagactcctcagctctgattggctgtttttgCTCACATGCGGTAAAGCCATTAGAAATGctacaagaaaataaagtagGCAGGGGAGATGATGACTGTTAGATATTATTttccacagattatctgtctcgtGTACTACTttgtgaatatagtgacagtttcacaaTTTGTTCTCATTTCGCAGTCCTCAAATTCCACCACATGGTCAATGATTTCtgcatcagacacagacgagAAACAGGCTTCCTTTCTTGGCAGTGTGATACGCCATCAGGCAGTGTCACTTAATACCAGACAACAACAGTTTGAAATGCCACCACACCTTAATGTAATTTGAAGACCTGCAAAGTCTGTAAAGgcagggtgggaggggtggagaatgggtccaacaagacaggactttcacccaggagaccgatGTTGTCTTCCCGTATGAAtgcagagccaaaccatgatggaTTTTTCTAAATGTAACCTTgtgcctttgttgcctaaacctaaccacgtagttttttcacacagtgaaataaatgtGAATGTAAGGTGTTTTACCAACATTGTACGTTTATTTAGAAAAAGACTGTTTGCATCTAACAAGCaggaactgtacatttcctgtgaaaatggaagtgcgTTTGAaaggacacaatgcatgtaacagacgtAAACTGACATAACGTTCCAGCACATCAACAACAGATACACCCAGGACACATAGTGCatcatatgtagacgtgaaaatTTACTGACCCAGTGGCGATATgggatgagttgggagtgagagtgtgttggtTTCAGTAAATATGTAGAGAATAATTGCACACTAAAGGTAAACTAAGTAAATTATAAGAAAAAATAACTAAAGTAAGCAAGAAGTAACAAATAtttagtatacatatgtgattgggagaaagaagaagagatgGGAGAAGCAAAGATGCTATTAATTTAAAATTTCTCAATATGATCTTTGGATCTGACGCACTTTCATGAAAGGTGAACTGGTAGGTTTGAATATGTAAATCAGCTGTTATGAATACCATTTCAAAGACAACTTATCAAATCTTCTGTCCAAACCCAGTGaagataatttaaaaaacactacTTTCTTATCTCTGCTGACCTACTGCATACTCTTTGAAGTAACGTCATTCAATTTTGACTCCTTGCATGTGAATTTCTTGTTGCTGAGCTTCAAAGACTaactaaatgcattttctgcactgtttttcttgcttttagcttttgtttttaatgatctattgttcctttaatgttttatcttaacatatttctcttgtaaagcacattgaattgccttgtgtatgaatggtgctatataaataaaattgccttgccttgcctaacAACAAACACTCTTCTCCTGAGCCTGAACTTCACATTTTCAAACCTGCAGTGAAAACAGTAACAGTGATGGAGAAGCTGACTTTGTACAGTTGGGGAATGTTTGTTTAACTTTTAATAATCAACTTAGATACAGCAGTCATTCTTTATCAAGTAAATGATGACAGTATCATCACAGTCCCCCCTTTGAAATCAACATCACCCTGCTTCCATTTTTCCAACGTCAATCTCAGAAGAGCTGCACATCATGATTATATCGAAAAAGAGGCCAAGATGGATGTTTCTTCTCTCATTCCTGGCAGCACAAGAAAGTGTTGGATGTACTGTCAAAGTGAACGATACCAGTGCggaaaattttaaaaagaagtttGAAAGCTGTCTTTTTGTGACATTTCCCCTCAAGAGAACTCTGCTCCTCACAGCATCAAGAAATCTCCCAACTCTGGACGGGGTGTTGGACTTATCTGTTGAACACGTCTCATAATTCTGACGGGTCATTTGGTTGACACTTCGCACAGCACACCTCTCACAATAAAGCAAAGGACTATAGAGAAGCAGAGCGGCATGAACAGGTCAGCAGTTTCACTtaaggagagaagaagacaacACGCACTAAATCTCTCTCGCTCCATCAAGGATTAGAAAAAAAGACCTGGAAGTCTTCCACTTTTCCGCTGTTCACATGGCGTGCTCCCTCAATGTGCTCTGTGTCTCTAACGATTGGAAATTTAATCActtgaatgaatgaggaaaataaGGTGTATTTTTCCATCCAGGACAGCCTCTTAATTGAAGTCATTTATCAGTTTTCTGTCAGGCAGCTAAAAATCCTATTTGTGTGGCATCCATCAACCTTCCATGTTTTTTTAAGCTTTAAtcccaaatgtttttttagggTCGTCTGAACTGCCTCAGCATGTCAGTTCATAAATTTCGCTGTAAATGATTTAAGTGCAGCTGCCCTGAACAAGGGTAGATAGGTCTATGTTTAAAGTAGAAATTAAATGAAGAGTCCAAACCtgccctgtgtgtttgtgtggcttGTTGCGTCTTGGTTAAACTTGTAGACTtagacagtggtgtagtggtagaaaaagaagtgggtataccccgtatacctgagtataccctccactacaccactgtacTTAGATATGTTAATACATTTTGAACAAATGTTTACAGCCACATCAGCAGCTTAGCCTGTTGGGATGCTAAAGCATGCTGTTTAGTAGAGGTGGGAcaagtcaacacattctcattctgaCCTCACCACATATCGACGTgtggtca
Coding sequences within:
- the oxtrb gene encoding oxytocin receptor b, with protein sequence MEDLLREQNSWSQNVSWSNSSRGNDSNLGNTTMNPLKRNEEVAKVEVAVLVLVLLLALTGNLCVLWAIHTSKHSQSRMYYFMKHLSIADLVVAVFQVLPQLIWDITFRFYGPDLLCRLVKYLQVVGMFASTYVLVLMSIDRCLAICQPLRSVHKKQDRFCVIASWMLSLIFSTPQAYIFSVRDVGNGEYDCWGDFIQPWGAKAYITWMSLSIYILPVAILSICYGLICFKIWQNFNLKTRRDHFLALTPRPSKGAHPLCRVSSVRLISKAKIRTVKMTFVVVLAYIVCWTPFFFVQMWSAWDPAAPREEMAFIIAMLLASLNSCCNPWIYMFFAGHLFHDLMQCFFCCCREYLTASSSSCDRQCRHKSKSPTCVIKITGSQRSLTHTSSTGGPGH